A stretch of the Rosa rugosa chromosome 5, drRosRugo1.1, whole genome shotgun sequence genome encodes the following:
- the LOC133709073 gene encoding paired amphipathic helix protein Sin3-like 4 isoform X4, protein MKRSRDDGYTSSQVKRPMVTSRGEPSGQPQMMTATASQKLTTNDALSYLKAVKEIFENNKEKYEDFLEVMKDFKAQRVDTSGVIQRVKDLFKGHRDLILGFNTFLPKGYEITLPLDDEQPPQKKPVEFEEAISFVNKIKTRFQHDDHVYKSFLDILNMYRKENKSISEVYQEVSALFQDHPDLLVEFTHFLPDTSATASTQFAPSQRNSMLRDRSSAMPPMRQMHVDKKERPMGSYPEHDLSVDRPDLDHDRALMKAEKEQRRRGEKEKERREDRERRDDRDFDHDDSRDFNMQRFPHKRKSTRRGEDLATDQLHQGGEDDENLGAHLISSSYDDKNSAKSIYGSESAFCEKVKEKLRNPDDYQEFLKCLHIYSKEIITRAELQSLVGDLLGKYPDLMDGFNEFLSCCEKKDGFLAGVMSKKSLWNEGNLPRPVKVEDKEKDRDRERDDVVRDRERENRERDRPDRNGAFGNKEIGGQKISIFSGKDKYLAKPINELDLSNCERCTPSYRLLPKNYPIPSASQRTELGSEVLNDHWVSVTSGSEDYSFKHMRKNQYEESLFRCEDDRFELDMLLESVNVTTKRVEELLEKINNNTIKTESPIRVEEYFTALNLRCVERLYGDHGLDVMDVLRKNAPLALPVILTRLKQKQEEWARCRSDFNKVWADIYAKNYHKSLDHRSFYFKQQDSKSLSTKALLAEIKEMSEKKRKEDDVLLAIAAGNRRPIIPNLEFEYPDPDIHEDLYQLIKYSCGEVCTTEQLDKVMKIWTTFLEPVLGVPPRPQVAEDTEDVVKAKTHAGKNGAVSGGESDDNPDGGATVTNSKQLNSSRNGDESIQPEQSSSARAWTVNGANGLKEESSHDIDRATCKGDTFCNTSQQGKVQSNASTADEMSGVSKQDNFNERLVNSNVSLATGLEQSNGRTNVENSSGLSPTPSRPGNCTVEGGLELPSRSSPEGGDSTRPVISSNGATTEATKGHRYVEESVRHFKIEREEGEISPNGDFEEDNFANYREAGSEAVQKPKDGVSSRQLKGRHGEEEICGGDAGGENEADADDEGEESAHRSSEDSENASENGDVSGSESGEGEECSREEREEDGDHDEHDTKAESEGEAEGTADAHDVEGDGTSLPHSERFLLSVKPLAKHVLPALHDKDKDSRIFYGNDSFYVLFRLHQTLYERIQSAKINSSSAEKKWRASNDTSTSDSYARFMNALYNLLDGSSDNTKFEDDCRAIIGTQSYLLFTLDKLIYKLVKQLQTVASDEMDNKLVQLYAFEKSRKPGRFVDVVYHENARVLLHDENIYRIECFSLPTRVSIQLMDYGNDKPEMTAVSMDPNFSAYLHNDFLTVLPDKREKSGIFLKRPWKDLKSPMVWSVR, encoded by the exons ATGAAGAGGTCTCGTGACGACGGTTATACAAGCTCGCAAGTTAAACGGCCCATGGTTACCTCTCGAGGCGAGCC CTCGGGGCAGCCGCAGATGATGACAGCAACAGCTTCCCAGAAACTAACAACCAATGATGCCTTATCATATCTAAAGGCGGTGAAGGAGATATTTGAAAACAACAAGGAAAAATACGAAGACTTTCTTGAAGTTATGAAAGACTTCAAAGCTCAGAG AGTTGACACCTCGGGTGTGATACAGAGGGTAAAGGATTTATTTAAAGGGCATCGAGACCTAATATTAGGCTTCAATACCTTCTTGCCAAAGGGATATGAAATCACTCTCCCTCTCGATGACGAACAACCTCCTCAAAAGAAGCCCGTTGAATTTGAAGAAGCTATCAGTTTTGTCAACAAAATTAAG ACTCGATTTCAACATGATGATCATGTTTATAAATCCTTTTTGGACATTTTGAATATGTACAGAAAGGAAAACAAGTCCATCTCTGAAGTTTACCAGGAG GTCTCAGCACTTTTTCAAGACCACCCAGACTTACTTGTGGAGTTTACTCACTTTTTACCTGATACTTCAGCAACAGCCTCCACCCAGTTTGCTCCATCTCAAAGAAACTCAATGCTTCGTGATAGGAGCTCTGCCATGCCCCCTATGAGGCAAATGCATGTTGATAAG AAAGAAAGGCCTATGGGTTCTTACCCTGAGCATGATCTCAGTGTTGACCGTCCTGATCTGGACCATGATAGAGCTCTGATGAAAGCTGAGAAAGAGCAAAGGAGGCGTggtgaaaaagaaaaggagaggagagaagacAGAGAAAGACGAGATGATAGGGATTTTGACCATGATGACAGTAGGGACTTCAACATGCAGCGTTTTCCACACAAACGGAAATCCACTCGTAGGGGTGAAGACTTGGCTACTGACCAATTGCATCAAGGTGGGGAAGACGATGAAAACCTTGGAGCACATCTCATTTCATCTTCTTATGATGATAAAAATTCTGCAAAAA GTATATATGGCTCGGAGAGTGCCTTCTGTGAGAAGGTGAAGGAGAAGTTACGAAATCCTGATGATTATCAGGAGTTTTTGAAGTGCCTCCATATTTATAGCAAGGAAATTATTACCCGGGCTGAATTGCAGTCATTG GTGGGTGATTTACTTGGAAAATATCCGGATCTTATGGATGGGTTCAATGAATTTTTGTCATGTTGTGAGAAGAAAG ATGGGTTCCTTGCTGGTGTCATGAGTAAAA AATCTTTGTGGAATGAAGGCAATCTACCAAGACCAGTGAAGGTAGAGGATAAGGAGAAAGATCGAGATCGTGAAAGGGATGATGTGGTTAGAGATAGAGAGCGTGAAAACCGAGAAAGGGATAGACCTGATAGAAATGGTGCCTTTGGAAATAAAGAAATTGGAGGCCAGAAGATCTCTATATTTTCCGGCAAGGACAAATATTTGGCAAAACCTATTAATGAGCTTGACCTCTCTAATTGTGAGCGTTGCACTCCGAGCTATCGTCTTCTGCCAAAGAAT TATCCAATACCTTCTGCTAGCCAAAGAACAGAACTTGGGTCTGAAGTACTAAATGATCATTGGGTGTCTGTTACTTCTGGAAGCGAGGATTATTCTTTTAAACACATGCGCAAAAACCAGTATGAAGAAAGCCTGTTTCGGTGTGAAGATGATAG GTTTGAATTAGATATGCTGTTAGAGTCTGTGAATGTAACGACCAAGCGTGTGGAAGAACTATTAGAGAAGATCAACAACAATACCATTAAGACTGAGAGTCCAATCCGTGTAGAAGAATACTTCACAG CTCTGAATCTAAGGTGCGTTGAGCGATTATATGGTGACCACGGGCTTGATGTAATGGATGTGTTGAGGAAAAATGCTCCACTAGCTTTGCCTGTTATATTAACGCGCTTGAAGCAAAAGCAAGAAGAGTGGGCAAGGTGTCGCTCTGATTTTAACAAAGTCTGGGCTGATATATATGCCAAGAACTATCACAAGTCACTTGATCATCGTAGCTTCTACTTCAAGCAACAGGACTCAAAGAGCTTAAGCACCAAAG CCTTGTTGGCAGAGATTAAAGAGATGAGTGAGAAGAAGCGGAAGGAAGATGATGTTCTTCTTGCTATTGCTGCTGGAAATAGACGTCCTATTATTCCAAATTTGGAATTCGAGTACCCTGATCCGGACATCCATGAAGATCTGTATCAACTCATCAAATATTCTTGTGGAGAAGTTTGCACAACCGAGCAATTGGACAAAGTTATGAAGATATGGACAACCTTCCTTGAGCCAGTGCTTGGTGTTCCTCCTCGGCCTCAGGTTGCAGAGGATACTGAAGATGTTGTGAAGGCAAAAACTCATGCTGGCAAAAATGGTGCTGTGAGTGGGGGAGAGAGTGATGATAATCCTGATGGTGGGGCTACTGTGACAAATTCTAAACAGTTAAATTCATCGAGAAATGGAGACGAAAGCATTCAACCTGAACAATCAAGCTCTGCAAGAGCTTGGACAGTAAATGGAGCTAATGGGCTCAAAGAAGAAAGTTCTCATGACATTGATCGTGCTACATGTAAAGGTGATACTTTCTGCAATACCTCTCAACAAGGTAAAGTGCAAAGTAATGCATCTACAGCCGATGAAATGTCTGGAGTTAGCAAACAAGACAATTTTAATGAACGATTAGTCAATTCTAATGTATCACTTGCTACTGGCTTGGAGCAAAGCAATGGAAGAACTAATGTGGAAAACTCATCAG gTCTTAGTCCTACTCCTTCCAGACCTGGAAATTGCACTGTTGAGGGTGGGCTTGAGTTACCTTCACGGTCTTCACCAGAG GGTGGTGATTCTACTAGACCAGTAATATCCTCAAATGGAGCAACCACAGAAGCCACGAAAGGTCACAGATATGTGGAAGAGTCGGTTAGACACTTCAAGATTGAAAGAGAAGAAGGTGAAATATCTCCAAATGGAGATTTTGAGGAGGATAATTTTGCAAACTATAGAGAAGCCGGTTCAGAGGCTGTTCAAAAACCAAAGGATGGTGTTTCCAGCAGGCAACTTAAAGGCAGGCATGGGGAAGAAGAAATATGTGGTGGAGATGCAGGTGGAGAAAATGAGGCTGACGCTGATGATGAAGGTGAGGAAAGTGCTCATAGATCATCAGAGGATAGTGAGAATGCTTCCGAGAATGGCGATGTCTCTGGAAGTGAATCTGGTGAAGGAGAGGAATGTTCTCGAGAAGAGCGTGAGGAAGATGGGGACCATGATGAGCATGATACTAAGGCCGAAAGTGAAGGTGAAGCTGAAGGGACGGCCGACGCCCATGATGTTGAAGGAGATGGAACTTCTTTACCGCACTCAGAACGTTTTCTACTTTCTGTGAAGCCTCTTGCAAAACATGTTCTTCCAGCTTTACATGACAAGGACAAGGACTCAAGGATTTTCTATGGAAACGATTCTTTCTATGTACTTTTTAGGCTTCACCAA ACACTATATGAGAGAATACAATCAGCAAAGATTAACTCGTCATCAGCGGAGAAGAAGTGGCGGGCATCAAATGATACAAGCACTTCTGATTCGTATGCTAG ATTCATGAATGCCCTTTACAATTTACTTGAcggttcttctgacaatacaaaaTTTGAGGATGATTGTCGAGCTATCATTGGGACTCAGTCATATCTTCTTTTCACATTAGACAAGCTGATCTACAAGCTTGTTAAACAG CTTCAAACAGTCGCCAGTGACGAGATGGATAATAAACTTGTCCAACTATATGCATTTGAAAAATCAAGAAAACCAGGAAGATTTGTGGATGTAGTTTATCATGAAAATGCTCGTGTTCTTCTTCACGATGAGAACATTTATCGCATAGAATGT TTCTCTTTGCCAACCCGGGTGTCTATTCAGCTTATGGATTATGGGAATGATAAGCCTGAAATGACTGCTGTTTCAATGGACCCTAATTTTTCTGCTTATCTGCACAATGATTTTCTCACTGTTCTTCCTGACAAAAGAGAGAAGTCTGGGATCTTCTTGAAGAG GCCATGGAAGGACTTAAAGTCGCCAATGGTCTGGAGTGTAAGATAG
- the LOC133709073 gene encoding paired amphipathic helix protein Sin3-like 4 isoform X1, translating to MKRSRDDGYTSSQVKRPMVTSRGEPSGQPQMMTATASQKLTTNDALSYLKAVKEIFENNKEKYEDFLEVMKDFKAQRVDTSGVIQRVKDLFKGHRDLILGFNTFLPKGYEITLPLDDEQPPQKKPVEFEEAISFVNKIKTRFQHDDHVYKSFLDILNMYRKENKSISEVYQEVSALFQDHPDLLVEFTHFLPDTSATASTQFAPSQRNSMLRDRSSAMPPMRQMHVDKKERPMGSYPEHDLSVDRPDLDHDRALMKAEKEQRRRGEKEKERREDRERRDDRDFDHDDSRDFNMQRFPHKRKSTRRGEDLATDQLHQGGEDDENLGAHLISSSYDDKNSAKSIYGSESAFCEKVKEKLRNPDDYQEFLKCLHIYSKEIITRAELQSLVGDLLGKYPDLMDGFNEFLSCCEKKDGFLAGVMSKKSLWNEGNLPRPVKVEDKEKDRDRERDDVVRDRERENRERDRPDRNGAFGNKEIGGQKISIFSGKDKYLAKPINELDLSNCERCTPSYRLLPKNYPIPSASQRTELGSEVLNDHWVSVTSGSEDYSFKHMRKNQYEESLFRCEDDRFELDMLLESVNVTTKRVEELLEKINNNTIKTESPIRVEEYFTALNLRCVERLYGDHGLDVMDVLRKNAPLALPVILTRLKQKQEEWARCRSDFNKVWADIYAKNYHKSLDHRSFYFKQQDSKSLSTKALLAEIKEMSEKKRKEDDVLLAIAAGNRRPIIPNLEFEYPDPDIHEDLYQLIKYSCGEVCTTEQLDKVMKIWTTFLEPVLGVPPRPQVAEDTEDVVKAKTHAGKNGAVSGGESDDNPDGGATVTNSKQLNSSRNGDESIQPEQSSSARAWTVNGANGLKEESSHDIDRATCKGDTFCNTSQQGKVQSNASTADEMSGVSKQDNFNERLVNSNVSLATGLEQSNGRTNVENSSGLSPTPSRPGNCTVEGGLELPSRSSPEGGDSTRPVISSNGATTEATKGHRYVEESVRHFKIEREEGEISPNGDFEEDNFANYREAGSEAVQKPKDGVSSRQLKGRHGEEEICGGDAGGENEADADDEGEESAHRSSEDSENASENGDVSGSESGEGEECSREEREEDGDHDEHDTKAESEGEAEGTADAHDVEGDGTSLPHSERFLLSVKPLAKHVLPALHDKDKDSRIFYGNDSFYVLFRLHQTLYERIQSAKINSSSAEKKWRASNDTSTSDSYARFMNALYNLLDGSSDNTKFEDDCRAIIGTQSYLLFTLDKLIYKLVKQLQTVASDEMDNKLVQLYAFEKSRKPGRFVDVVYHENARVLLHDENIYRIECFSLPTRVSIQLMDYGNDKPEMTAVSMDPNFSAYLHNDFLTVLPDKREKSGIFLKRNKRKYASCDDLSAICQAMEGLKVANGLECKIACHSSKVSYVLDTEDFLFRTKRRKKTSNSSCHNQARSSSGSSRVERFHQLLSGS from the exons ATGAAGAGGTCTCGTGACGACGGTTATACAAGCTCGCAAGTTAAACGGCCCATGGTTACCTCTCGAGGCGAGCC CTCGGGGCAGCCGCAGATGATGACAGCAACAGCTTCCCAGAAACTAACAACCAATGATGCCTTATCATATCTAAAGGCGGTGAAGGAGATATTTGAAAACAACAAGGAAAAATACGAAGACTTTCTTGAAGTTATGAAAGACTTCAAAGCTCAGAG AGTTGACACCTCGGGTGTGATACAGAGGGTAAAGGATTTATTTAAAGGGCATCGAGACCTAATATTAGGCTTCAATACCTTCTTGCCAAAGGGATATGAAATCACTCTCCCTCTCGATGACGAACAACCTCCTCAAAAGAAGCCCGTTGAATTTGAAGAAGCTATCAGTTTTGTCAACAAAATTAAG ACTCGATTTCAACATGATGATCATGTTTATAAATCCTTTTTGGACATTTTGAATATGTACAGAAAGGAAAACAAGTCCATCTCTGAAGTTTACCAGGAG GTCTCAGCACTTTTTCAAGACCACCCAGACTTACTTGTGGAGTTTACTCACTTTTTACCTGATACTTCAGCAACAGCCTCCACCCAGTTTGCTCCATCTCAAAGAAACTCAATGCTTCGTGATAGGAGCTCTGCCATGCCCCCTATGAGGCAAATGCATGTTGATAAG AAAGAAAGGCCTATGGGTTCTTACCCTGAGCATGATCTCAGTGTTGACCGTCCTGATCTGGACCATGATAGAGCTCTGATGAAAGCTGAGAAAGAGCAAAGGAGGCGTggtgaaaaagaaaaggagaggagagaagacAGAGAAAGACGAGATGATAGGGATTTTGACCATGATGACAGTAGGGACTTCAACATGCAGCGTTTTCCACACAAACGGAAATCCACTCGTAGGGGTGAAGACTTGGCTACTGACCAATTGCATCAAGGTGGGGAAGACGATGAAAACCTTGGAGCACATCTCATTTCATCTTCTTATGATGATAAAAATTCTGCAAAAA GTATATATGGCTCGGAGAGTGCCTTCTGTGAGAAGGTGAAGGAGAAGTTACGAAATCCTGATGATTATCAGGAGTTTTTGAAGTGCCTCCATATTTATAGCAAGGAAATTATTACCCGGGCTGAATTGCAGTCATTG GTGGGTGATTTACTTGGAAAATATCCGGATCTTATGGATGGGTTCAATGAATTTTTGTCATGTTGTGAGAAGAAAG ATGGGTTCCTTGCTGGTGTCATGAGTAAAA AATCTTTGTGGAATGAAGGCAATCTACCAAGACCAGTGAAGGTAGAGGATAAGGAGAAAGATCGAGATCGTGAAAGGGATGATGTGGTTAGAGATAGAGAGCGTGAAAACCGAGAAAGGGATAGACCTGATAGAAATGGTGCCTTTGGAAATAAAGAAATTGGAGGCCAGAAGATCTCTATATTTTCCGGCAAGGACAAATATTTGGCAAAACCTATTAATGAGCTTGACCTCTCTAATTGTGAGCGTTGCACTCCGAGCTATCGTCTTCTGCCAAAGAAT TATCCAATACCTTCTGCTAGCCAAAGAACAGAACTTGGGTCTGAAGTACTAAATGATCATTGGGTGTCTGTTACTTCTGGAAGCGAGGATTATTCTTTTAAACACATGCGCAAAAACCAGTATGAAGAAAGCCTGTTTCGGTGTGAAGATGATAG GTTTGAATTAGATATGCTGTTAGAGTCTGTGAATGTAACGACCAAGCGTGTGGAAGAACTATTAGAGAAGATCAACAACAATACCATTAAGACTGAGAGTCCAATCCGTGTAGAAGAATACTTCACAG CTCTGAATCTAAGGTGCGTTGAGCGATTATATGGTGACCACGGGCTTGATGTAATGGATGTGTTGAGGAAAAATGCTCCACTAGCTTTGCCTGTTATATTAACGCGCTTGAAGCAAAAGCAAGAAGAGTGGGCAAGGTGTCGCTCTGATTTTAACAAAGTCTGGGCTGATATATATGCCAAGAACTATCACAAGTCACTTGATCATCGTAGCTTCTACTTCAAGCAACAGGACTCAAAGAGCTTAAGCACCAAAG CCTTGTTGGCAGAGATTAAAGAGATGAGTGAGAAGAAGCGGAAGGAAGATGATGTTCTTCTTGCTATTGCTGCTGGAAATAGACGTCCTATTATTCCAAATTTGGAATTCGAGTACCCTGATCCGGACATCCATGAAGATCTGTATCAACTCATCAAATATTCTTGTGGAGAAGTTTGCACAACCGAGCAATTGGACAAAGTTATGAAGATATGGACAACCTTCCTTGAGCCAGTGCTTGGTGTTCCTCCTCGGCCTCAGGTTGCAGAGGATACTGAAGATGTTGTGAAGGCAAAAACTCATGCTGGCAAAAATGGTGCTGTGAGTGGGGGAGAGAGTGATGATAATCCTGATGGTGGGGCTACTGTGACAAATTCTAAACAGTTAAATTCATCGAGAAATGGAGACGAAAGCATTCAACCTGAACAATCAAGCTCTGCAAGAGCTTGGACAGTAAATGGAGCTAATGGGCTCAAAGAAGAAAGTTCTCATGACATTGATCGTGCTACATGTAAAGGTGATACTTTCTGCAATACCTCTCAACAAGGTAAAGTGCAAAGTAATGCATCTACAGCCGATGAAATGTCTGGAGTTAGCAAACAAGACAATTTTAATGAACGATTAGTCAATTCTAATGTATCACTTGCTACTGGCTTGGAGCAAAGCAATGGAAGAACTAATGTGGAAAACTCATCAG gTCTTAGTCCTACTCCTTCCAGACCTGGAAATTGCACTGTTGAGGGTGGGCTTGAGTTACCTTCACGGTCTTCACCAGAG GGTGGTGATTCTACTAGACCAGTAATATCCTCAAATGGAGCAACCACAGAAGCCACGAAAGGTCACAGATATGTGGAAGAGTCGGTTAGACACTTCAAGATTGAAAGAGAAGAAGGTGAAATATCTCCAAATGGAGATTTTGAGGAGGATAATTTTGCAAACTATAGAGAAGCCGGTTCAGAGGCTGTTCAAAAACCAAAGGATGGTGTTTCCAGCAGGCAACTTAAAGGCAGGCATGGGGAAGAAGAAATATGTGGTGGAGATGCAGGTGGAGAAAATGAGGCTGACGCTGATGATGAAGGTGAGGAAAGTGCTCATAGATCATCAGAGGATAGTGAGAATGCTTCCGAGAATGGCGATGTCTCTGGAAGTGAATCTGGTGAAGGAGAGGAATGTTCTCGAGAAGAGCGTGAGGAAGATGGGGACCATGATGAGCATGATACTAAGGCCGAAAGTGAAGGTGAAGCTGAAGGGACGGCCGACGCCCATGATGTTGAAGGAGATGGAACTTCTTTACCGCACTCAGAACGTTTTCTACTTTCTGTGAAGCCTCTTGCAAAACATGTTCTTCCAGCTTTACATGACAAGGACAAGGACTCAAGGATTTTCTATGGAAACGATTCTTTCTATGTACTTTTTAGGCTTCACCAA ACACTATATGAGAGAATACAATCAGCAAAGATTAACTCGTCATCAGCGGAGAAGAAGTGGCGGGCATCAAATGATACAAGCACTTCTGATTCGTATGCTAG ATTCATGAATGCCCTTTACAATTTACTTGAcggttcttctgacaatacaaaaTTTGAGGATGATTGTCGAGCTATCATTGGGACTCAGTCATATCTTCTTTTCACATTAGACAAGCTGATCTACAAGCTTGTTAAACAG CTTCAAACAGTCGCCAGTGACGAGATGGATAATAAACTTGTCCAACTATATGCATTTGAAAAATCAAGAAAACCAGGAAGATTTGTGGATGTAGTTTATCATGAAAATGCTCGTGTTCTTCTTCACGATGAGAACATTTATCGCATAGAATGT TTCTCTTTGCCAACCCGGGTGTCTATTCAGCTTATGGATTATGGGAATGATAAGCCTGAAATGACTGCTGTTTCAATGGACCCTAATTTTTCTGCTTATCTGCACAATGATTTTCTCACTGTTCTTCCTGACAAAAGAGAGAAGTCTGGGATCTTCTTGAAGAG GAACAAACGCAAATATGCGAGTTGTGATGATTTGTCTGCTATTTGTCAGGCCATGGAAGGACTTAAAGTCGCCAATGGTCTGGAGTGTAAGATAGCTTGTCATTCATCCAAG GTATCATATGTTTTAGATACAGAAGACTTTTTGTTTCGgacaaaaaggagaaaaaaaactTCAAACAGTTCCTGCCATAACCAGGCTAGGTCTTCTAGTGGTTCAAGTAGAGTAGAGCGGTTTCACCAGTTGCTCTCTGGCTCATGA